A stretch of the uncultured Desulfobacter sp. genome encodes the following:
- a CDS encoding TrbI/VirB10 family protein, with product MSAPRGLQRPGVVTTVLSKKPILVLFLFIAIIVLLLLFSIFDEGKRNNRNGDQDQETLLIEPQQSSVSTDEEGLNLPKAPKQRKGLASESDMNTQGKKEDRKPLEPIEVVRANPPPQDPVKADLDKQRQKQLVTVLQYRFEKQRQALESNPVVYKNNSSMIVSTSSGVSNQTGGQSGTSARLSALNSELANAKARLGLGNGGSQSSASVTTTTGLSISAQTEINDDSMWDNGYSMDQETNALSIKTGAIIPVVLITGIDSTLPGYISGQVSQHVWDTATGYNLLIPQGTKVFGQYQNNIMMGQERVFVVWQRLIFPDGRTMTLKDMPGMDQLGYTGLKDKVNNHYFRIYGHALLMSLVTGGTAYAMNTLNGDNSDETTTLNESMGTALADQMGQTTMGLLEKHMNMSPTLTIRPGYRLNIIAIKDLEFSEPYEGKL from the coding sequence ATGAGTGCACCACGGGGGCTGCAAAGGCCGGGCGTCGTAACAACCGTGCTGAGCAAAAAGCCTATCTTGGTGCTGTTTTTGTTCATTGCCATCATTGTATTACTTTTGCTTTTTTCAATCTTTGATGAAGGCAAAAGAAATAATAGAAACGGGGATCAGGATCAAGAAACCCTGTTGATAGAACCCCAGCAGTCATCCGTATCCACAGATGAAGAGGGGCTTAATCTGCCCAAAGCCCCTAAGCAACGCAAAGGCCTTGCGTCTGAAAGCGATATGAACACCCAGGGGAAAAAGGAGGATCGAAAGCCCCTTGAACCCATTGAGGTTGTGCGTGCTAACCCGCCTCCCCAGGACCCTGTAAAAGCTGATTTGGATAAGCAGCGGCAAAAACAGCTTGTCACCGTTCTGCAGTACCGGTTTGAAAAACAACGCCAGGCCTTGGAATCCAATCCGGTTGTTTACAAAAATAACTCCTCAATGATTGTCAGCACCTCGTCTGGTGTCTCTAACCAGACCGGCGGGCAATCTGGAACTTCAGCAAGACTGTCTGCCTTAAACAGTGAACTTGCAAACGCCAAAGCAAGGCTTGGCCTTGGAAATGGTGGTTCACAATCCTCAGCATCGGTAACAACGACAACCGGTTTATCCATATCGGCTCAAACCGAAATCAATGACGATTCAATGTGGGATAACGGTTATTCCATGGATCAGGAGACCAATGCGTTATCCATTAAAACCGGGGCCATTATACCTGTTGTGCTGATCACCGGGATTGATTCCACCTTGCCCGGCTATATCAGTGGCCAGGTCAGTCAACATGTCTGGGATACCGCAACCGGTTATAACCTGCTCATTCCCCAGGGCACAAAAGTCTTTGGCCAATACCAGAATAATATAATGATGGGCCAGGAGCGGGTATTCGTCGTCTGGCAGCGGTTAATATTTCCTGATGGTCGGACTATGACCTTGAAGGATATGCCCGGCATGGATCAGCTGGGATACACCGGTCTCAAAGACAAAGTCAATAATCACTATTTCAGGATTTACGGCCATGCACTGCTCATGAGCCTTGTCACCGGCGGCACTGCTTATGCCATGAACACACTGAACGGCGATAACAGTGACGAAACAACAACGCTCAATGAATCCATGGGAACGGCCCTGGCCGATCAGATGGGACAGACAACCATGGGCCTGCTTGAAAAACATATGAATATGTCCCCCACCTTAACCATCCGGCCAGGTTATCGCCTGAACATCATAGCGATTAAAGATTTGGAGTTCAGCGAACCGTATGAAGGCAAATTATGA
- a CDS encoding conjugal transfer protein TrbH, whose amino-acid sequence MKTLTRLLLLFFLALICFSCTHLSPKGSWVLTESKPPLLICDEIISRLIQQYPPAKTTITLLKSGNKTFDELIEKQARRAGYTISQTQNAVKISYVVDVLSQNPGTGYVHLKSSDGFSFSRMFRMPGYNLADNYTQREVKK is encoded by the coding sequence ATGAAAACGCTTACCAGACTGCTCCTTCTATTTTTTCTGGCGTTAATCTGTTTTTCATGCACCCACCTTTCGCCTAAAGGATCATGGGTATTGACTGAATCGAAGCCACCATTACTGATCTGTGATGAAATCATCAGTCGACTGATCCAGCAATATCCACCGGCAAAAACCACGATAACGCTTCTTAAAAGCGGCAATAAAACCTTTGACGAACTGATTGAAAAACAGGCCAGACGCGCCGGTTATACAATCAGTCAGACCCAGAACGCTGTCAAGATCAGCTATGTCGTTGACGTGTTATCGCAAAATCCCGGCACTGGATACGTCCACCTTAAAAGCAGTGACGGATTCAGTTTCAGCCGGATGTTTCGCATGCCCGGATATAACCTGGCAGACAATTATACCCAACGCGAGGTTAAAAAATGA
- the trbJ gene encoding P-type conjugative transfer protein TrbJ — translation MKNKIKITIALLSIITFVNVSMAGIPVTCLNCSNLFTQALEYIKDIEQLAEEIKQYEQLVKQTENAITNTMNLPSNLASNLQSQMRVAVANVNRLKSYKADMDALYTIFTDTWPELEDIKVDGVLMKDRIATKQKQFKKAAEKVDNILQSNFRLSGQQLQDLQDSGDFDSYLDDLLSTKEGRQQAIEAGNQINALTVHEMRQTRALLANYVQAQAAESAQKQNEERQLEAEEEREQATGVERSGVVLPAP, via the coding sequence ATGAAGAACAAAATTAAAATCACAATCGCTTTATTGTCCATCATTACCTTTGTCAATGTCTCTATGGCCGGTATTCCTGTTACCTGCCTCAATTGCTCTAATTTATTCACCCAGGCCCTGGAATATATCAAAGACATCGAACAATTGGCAGAAGAGATCAAACAATACGAACAACTCGTTAAGCAAACAGAAAATGCCATCACCAACACCATGAACCTGCCCAGTAACCTTGCTTCCAACCTTCAATCTCAAATGAGGGTAGCGGTTGCCAATGTGAACCGTTTGAAATCTTACAAGGCCGATATGGATGCTCTTTATACTATTTTTACGGATACCTGGCCTGAGCTTGAAGATATTAAGGTTGATGGGGTGTTGATGAAAGATAGGATAGCGACAAAGCAAAAACAGTTTAAGAAAGCTGCAGAAAAAGTGGACAATATTTTGCAGTCAAATTTTCGACTCTCCGGCCAGCAATTACAAGACCTGCAGGATTCAGGTGATTTCGACAGTTATTTAGATGATCTTCTATCCACCAAAGAAGGCAGACAGCAGGCTATTGAAGCCGGCAACCAGATCAATGCCCTCACAGTCCATGAAATGAGACAGACAAGAGCGTTGCTGGCTAATTACGTGCAAGCTCAAGCAGCCGAATCCGCCCAAAAACAAAACGAAGAAAGACAGCTTGAAGCGGAAGAAGAGCGGGAACAGGCAACAGGGGTTGAACGTAGTGGCGTTGTTTTGCCGGCACCATAA
- a CDS encoding type IV secretion system protein has protein sequence MSKEIQNHYLARRQAWAEVYGSFIQERNLWRWLALLASIVAILLSTANIIQLRQQKVIPYMVEVDRAGRISGGHMAKKLETSQEMIQYSLGQFITAWRTVTADIALQEKYIKQSSFMSIGAAKRILAKWYADNNPYISSEEKLVEVRIMALPLYVSGETWLVEWTEIERTHKGVERSRTAFQANLIIKRKLPETQQEIIHNASGIYVSEISHSKKIQ, from the coding sequence ATGTCAAAAGAAATTCAAAATCATTATCTCGCCAGACGGCAGGCATGGGCCGAAGTGTATGGATCTTTTATCCAGGAAAGAAACCTTTGGCGGTGGTTAGCCCTCCTTGCTTCGATTGTCGCGATTCTGCTTTCCACGGCAAATATCATACAGCTAAGACAACAAAAAGTGATCCCGTATATGGTTGAAGTTGACCGGGCCGGACGGATCAGCGGTGGACATATGGCCAAAAAGCTTGAGACCAGCCAGGAGATGATTCAATACAGCTTGGGCCAGTTTATCACGGCCTGGCGGACCGTCACGGCTGATATCGCCCTGCAGGAAAAATACATCAAGCAATCCAGTTTCATGTCAATTGGTGCGGCAAAAAGAATCCTGGCTAAATGGTATGCAGACAACAATCCATACATTTCCAGCGAAGAAAAATTGGTGGAAGTGCGAATCATGGCCCTGCCCCTGTATGTCAGCGGAGAAACCTGGCTGGTGGAATGGACGGAAATAGAGCGCACACATAAAGGCGTTGAACGATCCCGGACTGCTTTTCAGGCAAACCTTATCATCAAACGCAAGCTTCCAGAAACACAACAAGAGATCATCCATAATGCCAGCGGCATATATGTGTCGGAAATCAGTCACAGCAAAAAGATACAATAG
- the trbG gene encoding P-type conjugative transfer protein TrbG yields the protein MKKQIIIAIAVFFAGLATCRAADFVSPVSARLDSKERKPLALQSRWQQNTLDPITTRNGMNCFVYGHSNPTIIVTPYKVADLELQPGEVINSMVLGDNARWYAEIVFSGSGDISTSHVVFKALDSGLTTTAVITTDRRVYHINLKSDRRKHMLYTGFIYPQDHIAITKAAREKEIKEKEKRSTPDGFDIANLNFDYEISGNAGWRPLQVFDNGVKTYIKLPELQEMPMFMVKTAAGKGLVNCRVKNNCFIVDRIFDQGYLILGVGKDKEELTLTRLEAKK from the coding sequence ATGAAAAAACAAATAATAATTGCAATAGCAGTATTCTTTGCCGGTTTGGCAACATGCCGGGCTGCGGATTTCGTAAGCCCCGTATCAGCCAGATTGGACAGCAAAGAAAGAAAGCCTTTAGCCCTGCAGTCAAGATGGCAACAAAACACCCTGGACCCCATCACCACCCGGAACGGTATGAACTGTTTTGTTTATGGCCATTCAAATCCAACTATTATTGTTACCCCGTATAAAGTGGCTGATCTGGAACTGCAGCCCGGAGAAGTAATCAATTCCATGGTCCTGGGCGATAACGCGCGATGGTACGCAGAAATCGTGTTTTCCGGCAGCGGCGATATCAGCACCAGTCACGTTGTTTTCAAAGCCCTGGACTCCGGGCTCACTACCACCGCCGTTATCACCACTGACCGGCGGGTTTATCATATCAATCTCAAGTCAGACCGACGTAAACACATGCTGTATACAGGCTTCATCTATCCCCAGGACCATATCGCAATCACCAAAGCGGCCCGGGAAAAGGAAATCAAAGAAAAAGAGAAAAGGTCGACCCCTGATGGCTTTGATATTGCCAATTTAAACTTTGATTATGAAATATCCGGAAATGCCGGCTGGAGACCGCTGCAGGTCTTTGACAACGGCGTTAAAACGTATATCAAGCTGCCCGAACTGCAGGAAATGCCCATGTTCATGGTCAAAACCGCGGCGGGTAAAGGGCTTGTAAACTGCCGGGTGAAAAACAACTGTTTTATTGTGGACCGGATTTTTGACCAGGGCTATTTAATCCTGGGTGTGGGCAAGGATAAGGAAGAATTAACCCTGACCCGGCTGGAGGCGAAAAAATGA
- the trbL gene encoding P-type conjugative transfer protein TrbL — translation MIIFLDMKKPPMRLLYYLFFISVILLLFNDNATASTVDQGIIEKIITKYHDVGTTWGENIKSHAFWLLKVMLVIQLTWMALKLGLKQSTLQDVIEDLVKAVLFGSVFFCLIVYGQEWANKLIKGMAGLSVDVAGSGGTAVEVFTNSLKIADNMSAPISLFGALKAPLIGLCIIATLLCSALIYGMYLLILCEAWIVLNLGILLFGFGGLTTTRGFATSFLKYSLGVGLKLFTIKCLIYILSAFLADMVSYSFSDITEVLVITASFIILAFLVKTLPDAMSRMITLHSGSSAGAMTGAMAAGVGMAAGAASMGVGAAAGAAGGGGMAGAFSGARSGALEAIAKAVKPKEEK, via the coding sequence ATGATCATTTTCTTAGACATGAAAAAACCTCCTATGAGACTTCTTTATTATTTGTTTTTCATATCAGTAATATTGCTTCTTTTCAATGACAATGCAACGGCCTCAACTGTTGATCAAGGTATTATTGAAAAAATAATTACCAAATATCACGATGTCGGTACGACCTGGGGCGAGAATATAAAAAGCCATGCCTTTTGGTTGTTAAAAGTTATGCTTGTAATCCAATTAACTTGGATGGCTTTAAAATTAGGCCTTAAACAATCCACATTACAGGATGTCATAGAAGATCTTGTGAAAGCTGTGTTATTTGGATCTGTTTTTTTCTGCCTGATTGTTTATGGCCAGGAGTGGGCCAATAAACTTATTAAAGGCATGGCAGGCCTAAGTGTAGATGTTGCAGGGAGCGGTGGAACTGCGGTTGAAGTTTTTACCAATTCTTTAAAAATCGCCGATAATATGTCAGCTCCTATATCTTTGTTTGGTGCATTAAAAGCCCCGTTAATTGGACTTTGTATTATTGCCACTCTTCTTTGTTCCGCTTTAATTTACGGTATGTATCTCCTAATCCTTTGTGAGGCTTGGATTGTTCTCAATTTAGGAATTTTGCTCTTCGGTTTTGGCGGACTTACAACTACTCGGGGCTTTGCCACCAGCTTCTTGAAATATTCTCTTGGCGTTGGACTTAAGCTATTCACTATTAAATGCCTTATCTATATTTTATCAGCTTTCCTTGCTGACATGGTTAGCTATTCTTTTAGCGATATTACCGAAGTTTTGGTTATAACCGCTTCATTCATAATTCTTGCATTTCTGGTCAAAACTTTACCTGACGCTATGTCTCGGATGATCACCTTGCACAGTGGGAGTAGTGCCGGAGCCATGACCGGAGCCATGGCGGCAGGCGTAGGTATGGCAGCTGGTGCGGCCTCCATGGGCGTAGGTGCAGCCGCTGGCGCTGCCGGTGGCGGCGGTATGGCTGGTGCATTCAGTGGAGCAAGGAGCGGCGCCTTGGAAGCCATCGCAAAAGCCGTAAAACCCAAAGAGGAGAAATAA